A stretch of the Nematostella vectensis chromosome 1, jaNemVect1.1, whole genome shotgun sequence genome encodes the following:
- the LOC5517092 gene encoding store-operated calcium entry regulator STIMATE, with product MISENYTNTVSTSVVTTAKEANLATHLTKRASEVELHGIKCNLTDDFGLFIQGILALVAFSTLLLKRYREPVCERRTFRIWFYDTSKQGVGAVVIHFANVFLAGMFSGDPCTWYFINFLLDSTAGLVIIYILISLTQVVVKLYSIDNLRFGEYGTPPQCSAWIGQCVLYTLVVIFEKITIALIVQLQFWESVREFILKPLKGHPKMEVAIVMLIVPFIFNAFMFWVVDNFLMRKKRKSLQESDSNMKVKHLRRPELVKSTEEEAVLLDNIIDNDEDIEEGIHRREIVR from the exons ATGATTTCCGAAAACTACACTAATACTGTATCTACGAGCGTGGTAACTACGGCAAAAGAAGCAAACTTGGCCACGCACCTTACGAAGCGTGCGTCCGAAGTCGAACTCCATGGGATAAAATGCAACTTGACCGACGATTTTGGTCTGTTTATCCAAGGAATCCTAGCTCTAGTCGCATTCAGTACATTACTAT TAAAACGCTACAGAGAACCAGTATGTGAAAGAAGGACATTTAGAATATG GTTTTATGACACATCAAAGCAAGGTGTTGGGGCCGTTGTAATTCACTTTGCTAATGTCTTCCTTGCTGGGATGTTTAGTGGAGATCCTTGCACATG GTATTTCATTAACTTTTTGCTGGACTCTACGGCTGGGCTAGTCATCATCTATATCTTAATCTCACTGACTCAAGTAGTTGTCAAGCTCTACAGTATAGACAATCTCCGATTCGGAGAATATG GGACCCCTCCCCAGTGTAGTGCCTGGATCGGGCAGTGTGTTCTCTACACCCTGGTAGTCATCTTTGAGAAGATCACAATAGCGCTCATAGTACAGCTACAGTTCTGGGAGAGTGTGCGAGAGTTCATCCTCAAACCCCTAAAGGGACACCCCAAGATGGAAGTGGCAATTGTTATGTTGATTGTACCCTTCATATTCAAT GCATTTATGTTTTGGGTCGTTGACAACTTCCTTATGAGGAAGAAACGCAAGTCGTTACAAGAAAGTGACTCTAATATGAAAGTGAAGCACCTTCGCCGACCAGAGCTTGTCAAGTCTACGGAGGAGGAGGCCGTGTTACTGGATAATATTATTGACAATGATGAAGACATCGAAGAGGGAATACACAGACGGGAAATAGTCAGATAG
- the LOC5517097 gene encoding fibronectin type III domain-containing protein isoform X4 encodes MFAMRWALSTLVVLCLVSGSHVGANAYSLEEAPPLITSFPAVDLINAGDVILGKPLTIPCKASGSPPLWHAWFVDGSALRVARGSEYQQTQEGALVVTFKTLKEKEVQFQCVVSNSFGTVFSRILKVAVTGIKERFAEADTASGKDKKVYGSYGLAMVLRCPSHQVALGANYTWIKHNHVSNTWEPLAESKYYEVTSKGDLVFAAMMEEYFRVQLRCRVSVGDEYFDSHTMFTSDHGSKTTKEQSVLRDAELVEKPATLEVALRGARKELRCIPTGNPVPEIVWFDNHNNEIADGTNGYRFQSHGRVLVIDRADESSAGAYTCACRAHTSSKAVAHTKVVIKGPPVLTAIPKPEVKLMRGDDLALVCQAKQTFEDTSHQSLITFEWYRNNQQLADSDKIAIDDGNLRVKNVSDRDNGVYQCVARDNMGMSTAASRVMIKGVTCSAILAPRDSQFFPRSCHQKSSFSPGDTCRAICKLGFEGKGARDERKCLPDGGWTSINYECQDNMPPTILPGKGCPNDITITTARNNSKAAYVTWKPPQAVDNTGNLVTRIEPSEIKGSGHWLRLAPKPHVIKYHFIDSSDKRTTCSFKVHVISRTVITSRPPPLLYVLIGKDLALDCKAHAHGAVVYSWTRIMFTQPDKTIQVQNTSRIHLMSGGQQLSIKSFSARDSGKYTCKVMMKTYDIPGSVDTASSSVDVVTKVEWSKWKPWTACSKCGVPGVRMRNRTCQKPGSPRQAIGCVGKERETEACFESCPTERPNVLNAVGKHVNTIKKIATIYHDKGLQWLRKNHPEFYKFLLSKRGRVVIICGIGAILISIILMSLACRKLYRMRHIASDTESCEKKRTKKKNRRSKEKRKVIKTLTSSKEEGTTLEGDLQVAKPVVLEEDKKRDEMASERRRSIYEATSNPRCQGSLRESIQQSYSVILPDESDVSPDHYHEYHHTGEVYVDENGNEYVNVAHTEAAEDFVYDNMEGYDGVAEGVQYLGEVGQEEYVYELVDANDDGFIYENVGYD; translated from the exons ATGTTTGCCATGAGATGGGCTTTGAGTACTTTAGTTGTGCTGTGCTTAGTGTCTGGATCACATGTCGGCGCTAATGCCTACTCCTTAGAAG AAGCCCCACCGCTTATCACAAGCTTCCCTGCCGTAGACCTGATCAATGCCGGTGACGTCATTCTAGGGAAACCACTGACCATCCCATGCAAGGCGTCGGGCTCACCCCCTCTATGGCATGCGTGGTTTGTAGATGGCAGTGCATTACGTGTCGCCCGTGGTAGCGAGTATCAGCAGACTCAGGAGGGGGCGCTTGTTGTTACGTTTAAGACGCTGAAGGAGAAAGAAGTCCAGTTTCAGTGCGTTGTCAGTAACTCTTTTGGAACTGTATTCAGTCGGATACTCAAGGTTGCAGTTACAG GGATAAAGGAAAGATTCGCCGAAGCTGACACTGCCAGCGGTAAAGACAAAAAAGTCTACGGTTCCTATGGCCTCGCAATGGTGCTTCGCTGCCCTTCTCATCAAGTGGCCCTGGGCGCTAACTACACGTGGATTAAACATAATCACGTGTCTAACACGTGGGAACCGCTGGCAGAGAGCAAGTACTACGAGGTGACGAGCAAGGGAGACCTCGTGTTTGCAGCTATGATGGAGGAGTACTTTAGAGTACAACTACGATGCAGGGTGTCAGTTGGAGATGAATACTTCGATTCGCATACGATGTTTACTTCAGACCATGGGAGCA AGACCACTAAAGAACAGTCTGTGTTGAGAGACGCAGAACTGGTGGAGAAGCCGGCGACACTGGAAGTGGCGCTTAGAGGCGCGCGCAAAGAATTGCGCTGTATTCCAACCGGAAA CCCAGTGCCTGAAATAGTTTGGTTTGACAATCACAACAACGAGATCGCTGATGGCACAAATGGCTATCGCTTCCAGTCTCATGGCCGAGTGCTGGTCATAGACAGGGCTGACGAGAGCAGTGCGGGTGCCTATACGTGTGCTTGTCGGGCACACACCTCAAGCAAGGCTGTTGCGCACACCAAAGTGGTAATTAAAG GTCCTCCAGTACTCACGGCCATCCCTAAGCCCGAGGTAAAGCTCATGAGAGGGGATGATTTAGCTCTTGTGTGTCAGGCCAAGCAGACATTTGAGGATACAAGCCATCAGAGCCTTATCACGTTTGAGTGGTATAGGAACAACCAACAGCTAGCTGACAG TGACAAGATTGCGATAGACGATGGAAACCTACGAGTTAAGAACGTCAGTGATAGAGACAACGGTGTATACCAGTGCGTTGCTAGGGACAACATGGGCATGTCAACGGCAGCATCACGTGTCATGATCAAAGGAGTCACGTGTTCTGCTATCCTTGCACCACGTGACTCGCAGTTCTTCCCCAGGTCGTGTCACCAGAAGAGCTCGTTCTCACCAGGGGACACGTGCCGTGCCATCTGTAAACTTGGCTTTGAAGGGAAGGGAGCACGGGATGAGCGCAAGTGCCTTCCTGACGGAGGGTGGACCAGCATTAATTATGAATGTCAAG ATAACATGCCACCTACCATCCTCCCTGGTAAGGGATGTCCTAACGATATCACGATTACTACCGCGCGCAACAACAGTAAGGCAGCCTATGTCACGTGGAAACCGCCCCAGGCAGTGGACAATACTGGGAATCTGGTAACGAGAATCGAGCCGAGCGAAATCAAAGGGAGTGGGCACTGGTTACGACTTGCTCCAAAGCCTCACGTGATCAAGTACCATTTCATCGACTCAAGTGACAAAAGGACCACGTGTTCTTTTAAAGTGCACGTCATAT CGCGCACTGTCATCACCAGTCGCCCGCCGCCACTCTTGTACGTTTTAATTGGCAAGGACCTGGCTCTAGACTGTaaggcgcatgcgcatggTGCAGTCGTATACTCGTGGACGCGTATCATGTTCACTCAACCCGACAAGACAATCCAG GTGCAGAACACTTCGAGGATTCATCTAATGTCTGGTGGTCAGCAGCTATCAATCAAAAGTTTCAGCGCAAGGGACAGTGGCAAGTATACCTGTAAGGTGATGATGAAGACATACGACATACCCGGCAGTGTCGACACTGCCTCGTCATCAGTGGATGTCGTCACAA agGTGGAGTGGTCTAAATGGAAACCGTGGACAGCATGCTCAAAGTGCGGCGTCCCTGGCGTACGCATGCGTAATCGAACATGTCAAAAACCAGGCTCACCTCGCCAGGCGATTGGCTGTGTGGGAAAAGAGCGTGAAACCGAGGCTTGCTTTGAATCTTGTCCAACTGAGCGTCCGAATGTACTCAATGCTGTTGGAAAGCACGTGAATACAATCAAGAAAATCGCGACAATTTATCACGATAAAGGGCTCCAGTGGTTAAGAAAAAATCACCCTGAATTTTACAAATTCCTGCTCAGCAAAAGAGGCCGAGTGGTCATCATCTGTGGTATCGGTGCCATACTTATATCAATCATACTCATGTCTCTCGCGTGTAG GAAGTTATACCGGATGAGGCATATCGCGAGCGATACTGAGTCGtgtgagaaaaaaaggacGAAAAAGAAGAATCGGCGTTCCAAAGAGAAACGCAAAGTTATCAAAACTCTGACCTCGAGTAAAGAGGAGGGCACAACCCTAGAGGGAGACCTGCAAGTAGCAAAACCTGTAGTTCTTGAAGAAGACAAGAAGAGAGACGAGATGGCATCAGAGAGGAGACGAAGCATCTACGAGGCAACCTCAAATCCTAGATGCCAG GGCTCTTTGCGAGAAAGCATCCAGCAATCCTACAGTGTCATCCTACCTGACGAGTCGGACGTCTCTCCCGACCACTACCATGAATACCATCATACAGGAGAGGTATATGTGGACGAGAACGGTAACGAATATGTTAACGTGGCCCACACTGAGGCCGCGGAGGACTTCGTTTATGATAATATGGAGGGGTACGATGGTGTGGCGGAAGGGGTGCAGTATTTGGGCGAGGTTGGTCAGGAGGAGTACGTCTACGAGTTGGTCGATGCTAATGACGACGGCTTCATTTACGAGAACGTAG GTTACGATTGA